From a region of the Bradyrhizobium sp. KBS0727 genome:
- a CDS encoding aspartate aminotransferase family protein → MGAAKSRVLHRSLRETPPKAVGGEGVWLIAEDGRRVLDASGGAAVSCLGHQHPRVLEAMSRQASKLAYAHTGFFSSEPAEALAEKIVGDEPGGLAYAYFVSGGSEAIEASIKLARQYFIESGQPQRQRFIARRQSYHGNTLGALAAGGNAWRREPYAPLLSQAFSHVTPAFAYREKHDDESEADFVARLAAELEAEFQRLGPDTVAAFIAEPVVGATAGCVPAPEGYFRAVSAICRKHGALVILDEVMCGMGRTGTRHAWEQESITPDIQAIAKGLGGGYQPIGAMLASDRIIDTIRQGSGSFQHGHTYLAHPLACAAALEVQRVIDDENLLDRVKDLGGLLERRLTERFGNHRHVGDIRGRGLFQAIELVSDRASREPFDPALKLNTRIKAAAFERGLACYPAGGTADGRRGDHVLLAPPYISTSDDIDMIVDRLGQAVDAALKSVGH, encoded by the coding sequence ATGGGCGCTGCCAAGAGCCGGGTGCTGCACCGAAGTCTGCGAGAAACCCCGCCGAAGGCCGTCGGCGGCGAGGGCGTCTGGCTGATTGCCGAGGATGGCAGGCGTGTTCTCGATGCCTCCGGCGGCGCTGCCGTGTCCTGTCTCGGCCATCAGCATCCGCGCGTGCTCGAGGCGATGTCCCGGCAGGCCTCGAAGCTGGCCTATGCCCATACCGGCTTTTTCTCGTCGGAGCCGGCCGAGGCGTTGGCGGAGAAAATCGTCGGCGATGAGCCGGGCGGTCTGGCCTACGCCTATTTCGTCAGCGGCGGCTCCGAAGCGATCGAAGCCAGCATCAAGCTGGCGCGGCAATATTTCATCGAGAGCGGTCAGCCGCAGCGCCAGCGCTTCATCGCGCGACGCCAGAGCTATCATGGCAATACGCTGGGCGCGCTGGCCGCCGGCGGCAACGCCTGGCGGCGCGAGCCCTATGCGCCGCTGTTGTCGCAGGCGTTCAGCCATGTGACGCCGGCTTTCGCCTATCGCGAAAAGCACGATGACGAGTCCGAGGCGGATTTCGTGGCCCGGCTGGCCGCCGAACTGGAGGCGGAATTCCAGCGGCTCGGCCCCGATACCGTGGCGGCGTTTATCGCCGAGCCCGTGGTGGGAGCCACTGCCGGATGTGTGCCGGCGCCGGAAGGCTATTTCCGCGCCGTCAGCGCGATTTGCCGGAAGCACGGCGCACTTGTCATCCTCGACGAGGTGATGTGCGGCATGGGCCGCACCGGCACGCGCCATGCGTGGGAGCAGGAGAGCATCACGCCCGATATCCAGGCCATCGCCAAGGGCCTCGGCGGCGGTTATCAGCCGATCGGCGCGATGCTCGCCAGCGATCGCATCATCGACACCATCCGGCAGGGGTCGGGTTCGTTCCAGCACGGCCATACCTATCTGGCGCATCCGCTGGCCTGCGCCGCGGCGCTGGAAGTGCAGCGCGTGATCGATGACGAAAACCTGCTCGATCGGGTCAAGGATCTCGGCGGCCTGCTCGAGCGGCGGCTCACCGAACGCTTCGGCAATCACCGCCACGTCGGCGATATCCGGGGACGCGGCCTGTTCCAGGCCATCGAACTGGTGTCCGATCGCGCCAGCCGTGAACCGTTCGATCCCGCGCTCAAGCTCAACACGCGGATCAAGGCGGCCGCCTTCGAGCGTGGCCTTGCCTGTTACCCCGCGGGCGGAACGGCGGACGGCCGCCGCGGCGACCACGTGTTGCTGGCGCCGCCCTATATCTCGACATCCGACGACATCGACATGATCGTCGACCGGCTCGGCCAGGCCGTCGACGCTGCGTTGAAAAGTGTTGGTCATTAG